In Gemmatimonadales bacterium, a genomic segment contains:
- a CDS encoding adenylate/guanylate cyclase domain-containing protein, whose product MPTYRLVPASPGPSFDLPVGRTLVIGRGLSSDIAIPDPTISRRHAEVTAGPDGVAVKDLGSSNGTCINGSRITTGRLGERDSVTFGKVLFQLEVTRGPGDLPPIPPRDAKGEARPITLAGIDAPSGTIVRKLAVSGGAPAGDAAARKLSLLLQVFQKLSGELELDRLLNMIVSVTFEVMNGDRVSILLCTGDGELVPRISRSRVGETEFEHVPRSILRKVTDERVALLTHNAATDARFKGRSILLQSVRSAMCSPLMAAGDQLVGILYVDNLTGSHAFGDEDLQFLVAFAGLAAIAIKNSNYAEQIRREAVVRSNFERYFAPNVAADIAQQQAAIRLGGEKRPITVLFSDIRNFTTIAEQMGPDAIAALLTDYFTEMVDVVFEHGGTLDKFIGDAIMALWGAPIAREDDPKRALEAAVALQKAVDSLNSRWVQARRPRIGVGIGINHGEVFVGNIGSHRRLEYTVIGDAVNVAQRLSTLAAPGEILVSEALYHAVGQPSDAEHLPSMALKGKRKVVEVYRVRRESKR is encoded by the coding sequence ATGCCCACGTACCGCCTGGTTCCCGCGTCGCCCGGCCCGAGCTTCGACCTTCCGGTCGGCCGGACGCTCGTGATCGGCCGCGGGCTCTCGAGCGACATCGCGATCCCCGACCCCACCATTTCCCGCCGCCACGCCGAGGTTACCGCCGGCCCGGACGGCGTCGCGGTCAAGGATCTCGGCTCCTCCAACGGCACCTGCATCAACGGCAGCAGGATCACCACGGGCCGCCTCGGTGAGCGCGACTCGGTCACCTTCGGCAAGGTGCTCTTCCAGCTCGAGGTGACGCGCGGGCCGGGAGACCTGCCGCCGATCCCGCCCCGCGACGCCAAGGGGGAGGCGCGACCCATCACCCTCGCCGGCATCGACGCGCCGAGCGGCACGATCGTGCGGAAGCTCGCGGTGAGCGGCGGCGCGCCGGCCGGCGACGCGGCCGCCCGCAAGCTCTCGCTGCTGCTCCAGGTGTTCCAGAAGCTTTCGGGCGAGCTGGAGCTCGACCGTCTGCTCAACATGATCGTGAGCGTGACGTTCGAGGTCATGAACGGTGACCGGGTGTCGATCCTGCTCTGCACCGGCGATGGCGAGCTGGTCCCTCGCATTTCGCGGAGCCGGGTGGGCGAGACCGAGTTCGAGCACGTCCCCCGCTCCATCCTGCGGAAGGTGACCGACGAGCGCGTCGCCCTGCTCACCCATAACGCGGCGACGGACGCGCGCTTCAAGGGCCGCTCCATCCTGCTGCAGAGCGTGCGAAGTGCCATGTGCTCGCCCCTCATGGCCGCGGGCGACCAGCTCGTCGGCATCCTCTACGTCGACAACCTCACCGGCTCGCACGCCTTTGGCGATGAGGACCTGCAATTCCTGGTGGCGTTCGCGGGGCTCGCGGCGATCGCGATCAAGAACAGCAACTACGCCGAGCAGATCCGGCGCGAGGCGGTGGTGCGCTCCAATTTCGAGCGCTACTTCGCGCCGAACGTGGCGGCCGACATCGCGCAGCAGCAGGCCGCCATCCGGCTGGGCGGCGAGAAGCGGCCGATCACGGTGCTCTTCAGCGACATCCGGAACTTCACGACGATCGCCGAGCAGATGGGGCCCGACGCAATCGCGGCACTCCTCACCGACTACTTCACCGAGATGGTGGATGTGGTGTTCGAGCACGGCGGCACGCTCGACAAGTTCATCGGCGACGCGATCATGGCGCTCTGGGGCGCGCCGATCGCCCGCGAGGACGACCCCAAGCGCGCGTTGGAGGCGGCCGTCGCATTGCAGAAGGCGGTCGACAGCCTCAACTCGCGCTGGGTGCAGGCCCGCCGGCCGCGGATCGGGGTCGGGATCGGCATCAACCACGGCGAGGTGTTCGTCGGGAACATCGGGAGCCACCGGCGGCTCGAGTACACGGTCATCGGGGACGCGGTGAACGTGGCGCAGCGGCTCTCGACGCTCGCGGCCCCCGGCGAGATCCTCGTGAGCGAGGCGCTTTACCACGCCGTGGGCCAGCCGAGCGACGCCGAGCACCTGCCGTCGATGGCGCTGAAGGGAAAGCGGAAGGTCGTCGAGGTCTATCGCGTCCGGCGGGAGTCGAAGCGATAG
- a CDS encoding Maf family protein produces MSGLEEPPPTLVLASASPRRKLLLEMLHIPFEVRPSHIPEERRPGEPPRAYAERLARTKAEAVRGALVLGADTTVVLDEDVLEKPVDAGDALRMLLRLQGRTHYVVTAVALKTPRGLLQATDATAVTFRAADAEYLRAYVATGEPMDKAGAYGIQGYGAALVERIDGDFFGVMGLPLRLVLRLLEEAGWPYRFDSRRTR; encoded by the coding sequence ATGAGCGGTCTCGAGGAGCCGCCGCCCACGCTCGTGCTCGCCTCCGCCTCGCCGCGCCGGAAGCTGCTGCTCGAGATGCTGCACATCCCGTTCGAGGTGCGCCCCTCGCACATCCCGGAGGAGCGCCGGCCGGGGGAGCCGCCCAGAGCGTACGCCGAGCGCCTCGCGCGCACCAAGGCGGAGGCGGTGCGGGGAGCGCTGGTCCTCGGTGCCGATACGACCGTCGTGCTCGACGAAGACGTGCTCGAGAAGCCGGTCGACGCCGGCGACGCGCTCCGCATGCTCCTCCGCCTGCAGGGGCGCACCCATTACGTGGTCACCGCCGTCGCGCTCAAGACGCCGCGCGGACTGCTGCAGGCCACCGACGCCACCGCGGTCACCTTCCGCGCGGCCGACGCCGAGTACCTCCGGGCGTACGTCGCCACCGGCGAGCCGATGGACAAGGCCGGCGCCTACGGCATCCAGGGTTATGGCGCGGCGCTGGTCGAGCGGATCGACGGGGACTTCTTCGGTGTGATGGGGCTGCCGCTGCGGCTGGTGCTGCGCCTGCTCGAGGAGGCGGGGTGGCCCTATCGCTTCGACTCCCGCCGGACGCGATAG
- the dtd gene encoding D-aminoacyl-tRNA deacylase, producing the protein MRVVLQRVASASVTIGGRVAGAIGRGFCLLVGFTHSDTAAEADWMAEKVAGLRIFSDAEGKMNLGLAEVEGALLVVSQFTLYGDASKGRRPSFVDAARPDTAVPLYDRFIAALRARGLPVATGEFGADMQVALVNDGPVTLVLERTAG; encoded by the coding sequence ATGCGAGTGGTGCTGCAGCGGGTCGCGAGCGCGTCGGTCACGATCGGCGGACGGGTGGCGGGTGCCATCGGCCGCGGGTTCTGTCTGCTCGTGGGCTTCACCCACAGCGACACCGCCGCGGAGGCCGACTGGATGGCCGAAAAGGTGGCGGGCCTCCGCATCTTTTCCGACGCGGAGGGCAAGATGAACCTCGGCCTGGCCGAGGTGGAGGGCGCGCTCCTCGTGGTGTCGCAGTTCACGCTCTACGGCGACGCGAGCAAGGGCCGGCGTCCGTCGTTCGTGGACGCGGCGCGGCCGGACACCGCGGTGCCGCTGTACGATCGCTTCATCGCGGCGCTCCGCGCGCGCGGGCTCCCGGTCGCCACCGGCGAGTTCGGCGCCGATATGCAGGTGGCGCTGGTGAACGACGGGCCCGTAACCCTCGTGCTAGAGCGGACCGCGGGATGA
- a CDS encoding MBL fold metallo-hydrolase, which produces MPFQPFRTRLSYARCYVRDAAIERRRDALPPIAPAPSRPDPSRWPDDRATVAWLGHATVLGNLFGSWFLTDPALEARVGLGRGMAKFGPRRLVAPALRHGELPPLDLVLLSHAHMDHTDLGTLRLLPRDTPVVVQPGNADLVRRFQQVRELSWGERAVVGGIEIESIEVRHWGARMVTDRHRGYGGYVLRKGGRTIVFAGDTAYTPAFKSIGSRMAVDLAILPIGAYDPWIASHATPEEAWRMACDMDAAHVLPIHHATFRLSREPIDEPIARLMAAAGTERRRIVATAVGDTFTLPRGSRRGGA; this is translated from the coding sequence ATGCCGTTTCAACCGTTCCGCACCCGCCTGAGCTACGCCCGCTGCTACGTGCGCGACGCCGCGATCGAGCGCCGCCGCGACGCGCTCCCGCCCATCGCGCCCGCGCCAAGCCGGCCCGATCCCTCGCGCTGGCCGGACGATCGCGCGACGGTGGCCTGGCTCGGCCACGCCACCGTGCTCGGTAACCTGTTCGGGAGTTGGTTTCTCACCGACCCCGCGCTCGAGGCACGCGTGGGCCTGGGCCGCGGAATGGCCAAGTTCGGTCCCCGTCGGCTCGTCGCACCGGCGCTCCGGCACGGCGAGCTGCCTCCGCTGGATCTCGTGCTCCTTTCCCACGCGCACATGGACCACACCGACCTGGGCACGCTGCGCCTCCTCCCGCGCGACACGCCGGTCGTGGTGCAGCCGGGCAACGCTGATCTGGTGCGGCGCTTTCAGCAGGTGCGCGAGCTCAGCTGGGGCGAGCGGGCCGTGGTGGGCGGCATCGAAATCGAGTCGATCGAAGTACGACACTGGGGGGCGCGGATGGTCACCGACCGACACCGCGGCTACGGCGGCTACGTGCTCCGCAAAGGCGGCCGCACGATCGTGTTCGCGGGCGACACCGCGTACACGCCCGCGTTCAAGTCCATCGGCAGCCGGATGGCCGTGGATCTCGCCATCCTGCCGATCGGCGCCTACGACCCCTGGATCGCGAGCCACGCCACGCCGGAGGAAGCATGGCGGATGGCGTGCGACATGGACGCGGCCCACGTGCTGCCGATCCACCACGCCACGTTTCGCCTGAGCCGGGAGCCGATCGACGAACCGATCGCGCGACTCATGGCGGCCGCAGGCACGGAGCGCCGGCGCATCGTCGCCACCGCGGTCGGCGATACGTTCACGCTGCCCCGGGGCAGCCGGCGCGGAGGTGCGTGA
- the glmS gene encoding glutamine--fructose-6-phosphate transaminase (isomerizing) — translation MCGIVGYVGPRPAAGLLIEGLRRLEYRGYDSSGIAVVNGHGLKVFKAAGKLSALEAQLDGNLPAGTIGIGHTRWATHGAPTTPNAHPHTDQSGRIAVIHNGIIENAGSIRKALEQRGHDFKSETDTEVLAHLVGELYQGNLEDAVANALRDVEGAYGLAFISADEPGVLVAARRGSPLLVGVGEDEWFIASDASPLLSYTRSVIYLDDGEIAVLSRDGYRIRTLETARISKPVAQIEWDLATIERGGYPHFMLKEICEQPESLCNTLRGHLLEDEGTARVSGLNLTDEELKQIHRVVITACGTSWHSGIIGEYMLEEMARIPVEVEYASEFRYRNPVVDDRTLVIGISQSGETADTLAAIREAKQRGARAVGVVNVVGSSIAREVEGGIYLHAGPEVGVASTKAFTSQVAALALISLRMARLRSLSILQGRQFIQALSRLPGQMATILQRSEEVERLADRFLSKTHNALYLGRGVNFPVALEGALKLKEISYIHAEGYPAAEMKHGPIALIDENMPVIFIAPKDAVHSKIVSNIEEVKARGGKVIALVNEGDGEIGRLADATFAIPETLDLLTPILTSIPLQLLSYYAAVRRGCNVDQPRNLAKSVTVE, via the coding sequence ATGTGTGGCATCGTGGGCTATGTCGGGCCCCGGCCTGCGGCCGGACTGCTGATCGAGGGACTCAGGCGGCTCGAGTATCGCGGCTACGACTCGTCGGGCATCGCGGTGGTGAACGGCCACGGCCTCAAGGTCTTCAAGGCCGCGGGCAAGCTCTCGGCGCTCGAGGCGCAGCTCGACGGCAACCTGCCCGCCGGCACGATCGGCATCGGGCACACCCGCTGGGCGACGCATGGCGCGCCCACCACGCCGAATGCGCATCCGCACACCGACCAGTCGGGCCGGATCGCCGTCATCCACAACGGCATCATCGAGAACGCCGGCTCCATCCGGAAGGCCCTCGAGCAGCGCGGGCATGACTTCAAGTCCGAGACCGACACCGAGGTCCTGGCGCACCTCGTGGGCGAGCTGTACCAGGGCAACCTGGAAGACGCGGTCGCCAACGCGCTGCGCGACGTCGAGGGCGCCTACGGGCTCGCGTTCATCTCGGCCGACGAGCCGGGCGTCCTCGTGGCTGCGCGCAGGGGCTCGCCGCTCCTCGTGGGCGTGGGTGAGGACGAGTGGTTCATCGCCTCCGACGCCTCGCCGCTCCTGAGCTACACCCGCTCGGTCATCTATCTCGACGACGGCGAAATCGCCGTGCTCTCGCGGGACGGCTACCGCATCCGCACTCTGGAGACCGCCCGGATCAGCAAGCCGGTGGCCCAGATCGAGTGGGACCTGGCCACGATCGAGCGCGGCGGCTATCCGCACTTCATGCTGAAGGAGATCTGCGAGCAGCCGGAGAGTCTCTGCAACACGCTGCGCGGCCACCTGCTGGAAGACGAGGGCACGGCGCGCGTGAGCGGCCTCAACCTCACCGATGAAGAGCTCAAGCAAATCCATCGGGTGGTGATTACCGCGTGCGGCACCTCGTGGCATTCAGGCATCATCGGCGAGTACATGCTCGAGGAGATGGCCCGGATCCCGGTCGAGGTCGAATACGCCTCCGAGTTCCGCTATCGTAACCCGGTGGTGGACGACCGCACGCTCGTGATCGGGATCTCGCAGAGCGGCGAAACCGCCGACACCCTCGCCGCCATCCGCGAAGCCAAGCAGCGCGGCGCACGGGCTGTGGGCGTCGTCAACGTGGTCGGATCCTCAATCGCGCGCGAGGTGGAGGGTGGTATCTACCTGCACGCCGGACCCGAAGTGGGTGTCGCGAGCACCAAGGCCTTCACCAGCCAAGTCGCGGCGCTCGCCCTCATCTCGCTCCGCATGGCACGACTCCGGAGCTTGAGCATCCTGCAGGGGCGGCAGTTCATTCAGGCCCTGAGCCGACTCCCCGGGCAGATGGCCACGATCTTGCAACGGTCGGAGGAAGTCGAGCGGCTCGCCGACCGGTTCCTGAGCAAGACCCACAATGCGCTCTACCTCGGACGCGGCGTCAACTTCCCGGTGGCGCTCGAGGGCGCGCTCAAGCTCAAGGAAATCTCGTACATCCACGCCGAGGGGTATCCGGCGGCGGAGATGAAGCACGGACCGATCGCGCTCATCGATGAGAACATGCCGGTGATCTTCATCGCCCCGAAGGACGCGGTCCACTCGAAGATCGTGTCGAACATCGAGGAGGTGAAGGCGCGGGGCGGCAAGGTGATCGCGCTGGTGAACGAGGGCGACGGCGAGATCGGGCGGCTGGCTGATGCAACCTTTGCCATTCCGGAAACGCTCGATCTGCTGACGCCGATCCTCACCAGCATCCCGCTGCAGTTGCTCTCGTACTACGCGGCGGTGCGGCGCGGGTGCAACGTGGACCAGCCGAGAAACCTGGCCAAGTCGGTCACGGTCGAGTAG
- the glmM gene encoding phosphoglucosamine mutase, giving the protein MAGTLMISVSGMRGLVGVDLTPELVARHAAALGAWARSAGRPLVVLGRDARTSGPMFARAAAAGLMSVGVDVVDVGMVPTPTVQLAVEHHHAGAGLILTASHNPIEWNALKFVGPDGIFLDAEAGAAVRALAEAGPPRAGWDGIGRVLEDPDAVTRHIDRVLALPEIDVTAIRARRFHVALDCVRGAGAVAIPPLLERLGARVSAIHLEPDGRFPHPPEPVPENLGELERLVRETGADIGLAVDPDVDRLALVDESGRAVGEDYTLAIAVRGVLGAGGKGGTAGKAASRGRANVGAEVPTVVVNLSTSLVVEDAARDMGARFVRAPVGEANVARAIRDERARIGGEGNGGVILPSLHIGRDAPLAVALILQYLAQVGASLSQVVAASPRYTILKAKAPGGQDLRPRYERIRQHFPDAAVDERDGLRLAWRDRWLHVRPSGTEPIVRLIAEAPTAADAEALVAEGRALLS; this is encoded by the coding sequence ATGGCCGGCACCCTCATGATCAGCGTGTCGGGGATGCGCGGGCTGGTCGGCGTCGATCTCACGCCGGAGCTCGTGGCGCGCCACGCCGCCGCGCTCGGCGCGTGGGCCCGCTCGGCGGGCCGGCCGCTCGTTGTGCTCGGCCGCGACGCGCGCACCAGCGGGCCGATGTTCGCGCGCGCGGCCGCCGCCGGGCTCATGTCGGTCGGCGTGGACGTGGTGGATGTGGGGATGGTGCCGACACCCACCGTCCAGCTCGCGGTGGAGCATCACCACGCCGGCGCCGGTCTCATCCTCACGGCCAGCCACAATCCGATCGAGTGGAACGCGCTCAAGTTCGTCGGCCCCGATGGCATTTTCCTGGACGCCGAGGCGGGGGCGGCGGTGCGCGCGCTGGCGGAGGCCGGACCGCCGCGCGCCGGATGGGACGGCATCGGGCGCGTGCTGGAGGATCCGGACGCGGTCACGCGTCACATCGATCGTGTGCTCGCGCTCCCCGAGATTGACGTCACGGCGATTCGCGCCCGCCGCTTTCACGTGGCGCTCGACTGCGTGCGCGGTGCCGGTGCTGTCGCGATCCCGCCACTGCTGGAACGCCTCGGCGCACGCGTGAGTGCGATTCACCTGGAGCCCGACGGTCGATTTCCTCATCCGCCCGAGCCTGTGCCGGAAAATCTCGGCGAGCTGGAGCGGCTTGTTAGGGAGACAGGAGCGGACATCGGGCTGGCCGTCGATCCGGACGTGGATCGCTTGGCATTGGTGGATGAGAGTGGTAGGGCGGTGGGAGAGGACTATACACTGGCCATCGCTGTGCGCGGGGTGTTGGGGGCAGGCGGTAAGGGCGGGACGGCCGGTAAAGCCGCTAGCCGTGGGCGTGCGAACGTAGGGGCGGAGGTGCCCACCGTGGTCGTGAACCTCTCGACCAGTCTTGTGGTTGAGGACGCGGCGCGGGACATGGGGGCGCGGTTTGTACGGGCGCCCGTAGGCGAAGCCAACGTGGCGCGGGCGATTCGTGATGAAAGGGCGCGGATCGGGGGAGAAGGCAACGGCGGTGTGATCCTGCCCTCACTCCATATCGGGCGTGACGCACCGCTGGCGGTGGCCTTGATCTTGCAATATCTGGCCCAGGTTGGAGCATCGCTTTCGCAGGTAGTCGCGGCATCTCCGCGCTACACCATTCTCAAGGCCAAGGCCCCCGGGGGGCAGGATTTGCGGCCACGCTACGAGCGAATTCGACAGCATTTTCCGGATGCAGCGGTAGATGAGCGGGACGGATTGCGTCTCGCATGGCGCGACCGGTGGTTGCACGTTCGCCCGTCCGGAACCGAGCCGATCGTCCGGCTCATTGCGGAAGCCCCGACGGCGGCCGACGCCGAGGCGCTGGTCGCCGAGGGACGCGCACTCCTGAGCTGA
- a CDS encoding HD domain-containing phosphohydrolase codes for MNTPTSESIAVSRTHCLVVDDDAQVRGALVRVVESQGLACRAAGSGLEALELLRTGGEIPVCISDIYMPEMDGMALLRASLALYPDMAFIMLTGVAEVSTAVECLRLGAVDYITKPVLIDEVKARVQKALEKRDLVLQNRFYQQHLEARVRELDRRNKQSLVDGVQTLVHALEAKDAYTHGHSARVSSYAVKTAIRLGFAGDALEHIRLGGELHDVGKIGTREAVLHKPGPLTVEEFDHVKGHTVLGERILAPFLKESAAVLRIARSHHERLDGKGFPDGLAGDAIAIEARIVAVVDAFDAMTTNRAYRPSRRPADALDELRRCAGSHFDPDVVEAFLGAFGAIGSDAAVRDAAAFPLLA; via the coding sequence GTGAATACCCCGACCTCAGAGTCCATCGCGGTTTCACGCACGCATTGCCTCGTGGTGGACGACGACGCCCAGGTTCGCGGCGCGCTCGTGCGCGTCGTCGAATCGCAGGGACTCGCCTGCCGCGCCGCGGGCTCCGGCCTCGAGGCGCTCGAGCTATTGCGCACCGGCGGTGAGATTCCGGTCTGCATCTCGGACATCTACATGCCCGAGATGGACGGCATGGCCCTCCTCCGCGCCTCCCTCGCGCTCTATCCCGACATGGCGTTCATCATGCTCACCGGCGTGGCCGAGGTGAGCACCGCCGTCGAATGCCTGCGCCTGGGCGCGGTGGATTACATCACCAAGCCGGTGCTCATCGACGAGGTGAAGGCCCGGGTGCAGAAGGCGCTGGAGAAGCGGGATCTCGTTCTCCAGAACCGGTTCTACCAGCAGCATCTCGAGGCCCGTGTCCGTGAGCTCGACCGCCGTAACAAGCAGTCGCTGGTGGACGGCGTGCAGACGCTGGTGCATGCGCTCGAAGCCAAGGACGCCTACACCCACGGCCATTCGGCTCGGGTGAGCAGCTACGCGGTGAAGACCGCCATCCGGCTCGGTTTTGCCGGCGACGCGCTGGAGCATATCCGGCTGGGCGGCGAGCTGCATGACGTCGGCAAGATCGGCACCCGCGAAGCGGTGCTGCACAAGCCCGGGCCGCTCACGGTCGAGGAGTTCGACCACGTGAAGGGGCACACGGTGCTCGGCGAGCGCATTCTGGCGCCCTTCCTCAAGGAATCGGCGGCGGTGCTGCGCATCGCCCGGTCCCATCACGAGCGGCTGGACGGCAAGGGCTTTCCCGATGGCCTGGCCGGCGATGCGATCGCGATCGAGGCCCGGATCGTGGCGGTGGTGGACGCCTTCGATGCGATGACCACCAACCGCGCCTATCGCCCTTCTCGCCGTCCCGCCGATGCGCTCGATGAGCTCCGGCGGTGCGCGGGCTCCCACTTCGATCCTGATGTCGTAGAAGCCTTCCTCGGCGCGTTCGGCGCCATCGGAAGTGACGCCGCGGTGCGCGATGCCGCGGCTTTCCCGCTGCTCGCCTGA
- a CDS encoding PLP-dependent aspartate aminotransferase family protein, translating into MTRALPDDHSDDARGFATRAIHAGQTPDPLAGAAMPPIYQTSTYVQQGIGRNKGYEYGRTQNPTREALERNVASLEGGEFGFAFASGLAALDAVLKLLKAGDHVVSGESIYGGSMRLMTRVFAQLGLEFTFVDTRDVGAIERALTPRTRMVFCETPTNPMMFLADLSAIGDLTQAHGILYVVDNTFATPYFQRPLEHGADVVLHSTTKYLNGHSDMVGGLLVTRREDLAERLGFIQNASGAVPGPFDCWLALRGIKTLPLRMRQHDANGRAIAAWLETRPDVPKVNYPGFGGMLSFDVGDVGRARRLVESTRIFALAESLGGVESLIGHPASMTHASVPLPIREAMGLTDSLIRLSCGCEDTDDLIADLAQALDASARSAAQTGSRPAEQTPGREPARHA; encoded by the coding sequence ATGACGCGCGCGCTCCCCGACGACCACTCCGACGATGCCCGAGGTTTCGCCACGCGGGCAATCCATGCCGGCCAGACGCCCGACCCGCTGGCCGGCGCGGCGATGCCGCCGATCTACCAGACCTCGACCTACGTGCAGCAGGGGATCGGCCGCAACAAGGGCTACGAGTACGGGCGCACCCAGAACCCGACGCGCGAGGCGCTCGAGCGGAACGTTGCGAGCCTGGAGGGCGGCGAGTTCGGGTTTGCGTTCGCCTCCGGGCTCGCGGCGCTCGATGCGGTGCTCAAGCTGCTCAAGGCGGGCGACCACGTGGTATCGGGTGAAAGCATCTACGGCGGCAGCATGCGCCTGATGACGCGGGTATTCGCGCAGCTCGGCCTGGAGTTCACGTTCGTCGACACCCGCGACGTCGGGGCCATCGAGCGGGCGCTCACGCCGCGCACCCGGATGGTATTCTGCGAGACGCCCACCAATCCGATGATGTTTCTCGCCGATCTCTCCGCCATCGGCGACCTGACCCAGGCCCACGGCATCCTCTACGTGGTGGACAACACCTTCGCCACGCCGTATTTCCAGCGGCCGCTCGAGCACGGCGCCGATGTCGTACTTCACTCCACCACCAAGTACCTGAACGGCCACAGCGACATGGTGGGCGGGCTGCTCGTCACCCGCCGCGAGGACCTGGCCGAGCGGCTCGGCTTCATCCAGAACGCGTCGGGCGCGGTGCCGGGGCCGTTCGACTGCTGGCTCGCGCTCCGGGGCATCAAGACGCTCCCGCTCCGCATGCGGCAGCACGACGCGAACGGGCGCGCCATCGCAGCCTGGCTCGAGACGCGACCCGACGTGCCGAAGGTGAACTATCCCGGCTTCGGCGGGATGCTCTCGTTCGACGTGGGCGACGTGGGCCGGGCGCGGCGGCTGGTCGAGAGCACCCGGATCTTTGCGCTGGCCGAATCGCTGGGCGGCGTGGAGAGTCTGATCGGGCATCCGGCATCGATGACGCATGCGTCGGTGCCGCTCCCGATCCGCGAGGCGATGGGCCTCACCGACAGCCTGATCCGCCTGAGCTGCGGATGCGAGGACACGGACGACCTGATCGCCGACCTGGCACAGGCACTCGACGCGTCCGCGCGCTCCGCCGCGCAGACCGGAAGCCGTCCCGCCGAGCAAACGCCCGGACGCGAACCCGCGAGGCACGCATGA
- a CDS encoding M48 family metallopeptidase, translated as MTTPLPAARPRVRFPEISAVSWEHPADRATLQTLRSLPGFDEVVRKVIGWLGGERGIRLLFQGNAVRASGVQLPKLWTLQTEVASTFDWPKVPELYVSQTPVFNAGAYGVDDPFIVVHSAALEMLDDDELRVLLAHEMGHVVSGHALYRTIAEILLGVGLSALPILAGIALLPIRLAILEWARKSELSADRAGLLGGQDVVAAQRLFMKMAGGTRGQINAGQLGVDAFMAQANEYLASREGFDVIYKVLNTMALTHPMNTMRAAELQQWVASGDYDRILRGEYIRRGAESTARPLGADIGAATDYYAAEAREIAGHVADAARRAAERAAEAFRAAQRR; from the coding sequence ATGACGACGCCGCTCCCCGCCGCGCGCCCCCGGGTGCGCTTTCCCGAAATCTCCGCGGTATCGTGGGAGCATCCCGCCGACCGCGCGACGCTGCAGACGCTCAGGAGCCTGCCCGGCTTCGACGAGGTGGTGCGCAAGGTGATCGGCTGGCTCGGCGGGGAGCGTGGCATCCGGCTGCTGTTTCAGGGCAACGCGGTGCGCGCGAGCGGCGTGCAGCTCCCCAAGCTCTGGACCCTGCAGACCGAGGTCGCCTCCACGTTCGACTGGCCCAAGGTGCCGGAGCTGTACGTCTCGCAGACGCCGGTGTTCAACGCGGGCGCATACGGGGTGGACGACCCGTTCATCGTGGTGCACTCGGCGGCGCTCGAGATGCTCGACGACGACGAGCTGCGCGTGCTGCTGGCGCACGAGATGGGACACGTGGTGAGCGGCCACGCCCTCTACCGCACCATCGCCGAGATCCTGCTCGGCGTGGGCCTCTCGGCGTTGCCGATCCTGGCCGGGATCGCGCTCCTCCCGATCCGGCTCGCCATCCTCGAGTGGGCCCGCAAGTCTGAGCTTTCCGCCGACCGCGCCGGGCTGCTGGGCGGCCAGGACGTGGTCGCGGCGCAGCGCCTCTTCATGAAGATGGCGGGCGGCACCCGCGGGCAGATCAACGCGGGGCAGCTCGGCGTGGACGCGTTCATGGCGCAGGCCAACGAATACCTCGCCTCACGCGAGGGCTTCGACGTGATCTACAAGGTGCTCAACACGATGGCGCTCACCCATCCGATGAACACCATGCGTGCGGCCGAGCTGCAACAGTGGGTGGCGAGCGGCGACTACGACCGCATCCTCCGCGGCGAGTACATCCGCCGCGGGGCCGAATCGACCGCGCGACCACTCGGCGCGGACATCGGCGCCGCGACCGACTACTACGCGGCCGAAGCGCGCGAGATTGCAGGCCATGTGGCCGACGCGGCCCGGCGCGCCGCGGAGCGCGCGGCGGAGGCGTTCCGGGCGGCGCAGCGGCGGTGA